From Tripterygium wilfordii isolate XIE 37 chromosome 16, ASM1340144v1, whole genome shotgun sequence, one genomic window encodes:
- the LOC119980314 gene encoding uncharacterized protein LOC119980314 → MTFMGYIVFTQITRGLGFRNFSAFNDALLAKQSLLSVRSLVQEGLRWRIGDGFSVGISADRWLSKPLLFDRDVEIAGFNVCSRVQSLFDPQTNWWNIQLVQSIFIHECKF, encoded by the exons ATGACTTTCATGGGATACATTGTGTTTACCCAAATCACAAGGGGGTTGGGTTTTCGGAATTTCTCTGCTTTCAATGATGCCCTTCTTGCTAAGCAG AGCCTATTGTCTGTGAGAAGTCTAGTGCAAGAAGGGCTTCGGTGGCGGATTGGGGACGGTTTTTCAGTGGGTATTTCGGCTGATAGGTGGCTTTCAAAACCACTTTTGTTTGATAGGGATGTTGAGATTGCTGGATTTAATGTATGTTCTAGAGTTCAGTCTCTGTTTGATCCCCAAACGAACTGGTGGAATATACAATTGGTGCAGTCTATTTTCATTCATGAATGCAAGTTTTGA